A window from bacterium encodes these proteins:
- a CDS encoding TatD family hydrolase: MIDTHCHLYYEHFADDLDEVMARAKAGGVDRAITIAVDKETGEQCLELVNRFPGQVFCALGVHPSETSRITEDDLDWIEAAVGDPAVVAVGEIGLDIYRGETNIKEQEKLFERLLELARRVDLPVVIHHRAAGLRTIEIIESAGNRKGVFHCFSEDYEYAKRVLDAGFHISFTGNITYKNSTLPALAARLPLDRILLETDAPFMAPVPHRGKRCEPFFTREIAAKLSEIHSISITEIDRITTICAENLFFRHRIGQ; encoded by the coding sequence ATGATTGACACCCACTGCCATCTCTATTACGAACATTTTGCAGACGACCTTGACGAAGTTATGGCGCGCGCGAAAGCGGGCGGCGTGGACCGGGCGATTACAATCGCCGTTGACAAGGAGACCGGTGAACAATGCCTCGAATTGGTGAACCGTTTTCCCGGTCAGGTTTTCTGCGCATTAGGAGTGCATCCGAGCGAGACATCCAGGATAACTGAGGACGATCTCGATTGGATTGAAGCCGCAGTCGGTGACCCCGCGGTGGTGGCAGTGGGTGAGATCGGCCTGGACATCTATCGCGGAGAAACGAATATCAAAGAGCAGGAGAAACTCTTTGAAAGACTTCTCGAACTCGCCCGCCGTGTGGACCTGCCCGTGGTGATACATCACCGCGCGGCGGGTCTGCGCACGATTGAGATAATCGAGTCTGCGGGCAATCGCAAAGGGGTGTTCCACTGCTTCTCGGAAGACTATGAATACGCCAAACGTGTTCTTGATGCCGGATTTCACATCTCATTTACGGGGAACATCACCTACAAGAACTCGACCCTTCCGGCACTTGCCGCCCGGCTTCCGCTTGACCGAATTTTGCTCGAAACGGATGCTCCATTTATGGCACCGGTGCCTCACCGGGGCAAAAGATGTGAACCTTTTTTCACACGTGAGATAGCAGCTAAGTTATCGGAAATACATAGCATAAGCATCACAGAAATTGACAGGATAACCACTATTTGTGCAGAAAACCTGTTCTTTCGACACAGAATAGGCCAATAA
- a CDS encoding T9SS type A sorting domain-containing protein has translation MKKMRLVLVLALAALFCGNALALDDATLAFDEQNQKMHLIFGDATPFNAIVSFIHLPAACGLPQRWDESTGQYVDGIVAENTDFHWCELDMFVGDLEIGQSVQVGAQVQVWSLDWSQLEYTVDIFDWNNVQTLDGQTLEYVTDGCTPVLPASIPINSAFCATICHGTFVIPIECEDPGHTPGTLEITVTNRCNPAEGSHCDNPDCAGVDWSLFNWNIRVFPNCLLFLTMSYCGVDPGCVCIWRSDFILPVEINGFDAVAGDGEVTLNWSTMSESDLREFRITRSENRDFGYYGLAAIEATNNATGNNYTFVDNDVTNGKTYYYKLHVEDVNGNVSVYNIDGQSVVAEATPQSGAVALNYELAQNYPNPFNAQTSFNFSLPVAGNVSLKVYDMLGREVATVVNGTMAAGVHTVNWSAEGLATGVYMYTLTAGEFTASQKMLYLK, from the coding sequence ATGAAGAAAATGCGACTTGTTTTGGTCCTTGCGTTGGCTGCCCTGTTTTGTGGGAACGCCCTCGCTTTGGATGATGCCACGTTGGCATTCGATGAACAGAATCAGAAAATGCACTTGATCTTCGGCGATGCGACCCCGTTTAACGCAATCGTGTCGTTCATTCATCTTCCGGCCGCCTGCGGTCTGCCGCAGCGCTGGGATGAATCGACAGGTCAGTATGTGGATGGAATCGTGGCCGAGAACACGGACTTCCACTGGTGCGAGTTGGACATGTTTGTAGGTGACCTCGAGATTGGTCAGTCGGTTCAGGTCGGCGCACAAGTTCAGGTTTGGAGCTTGGACTGGAGCCAGCTTGAATACACGGTTGACATTTTTGACTGGAACAACGTTCAAACTCTGGACGGACAGACTCTTGAATACGTGACGGACGGCTGCACCCCGGTTCTGCCGGCGTCGATTCCCATCAATTCCGCGTTCTGCGCCACGATCTGCCACGGCACGTTCGTGATTCCGATTGAATGCGAAGATCCGGGCCATACGCCGGGTACCCTTGAAATCACGGTGACCAACCGTTGCAACCCGGCTGAAGGTTCGCATTGCGACAATCCGGATTGCGCCGGCGTGGACTGGTCACTCTTCAACTGGAACATTCGCGTGTTCCCGAACTGCTTGCTCTTCTTGACGATGTCCTATTGCGGCGTTGACCCCGGTTGCGTCTGCATCTGGCGTTCGGACTTCATCCTGCCCGTCGAAATCAATGGCTTTGACGCTGTTGCCGGTGACGGCGAGGTGACGTTGAACTGGAGCACGATGAGCGAATCTGATTTGCGTGAGTTCCGTATTACCCGCAGCGAAAATCGCGACTTCGGCTATTATGGTCTGGCCGCGATCGAAGCCACCAATAACGCCACGGGTAACAACTACACCTTTGTTGACAACGATGTCACCAATGGCAAGACCTATTACTACAAACTCCATGTTGAAGACGTGAACGGCAACGTCAGCGTTTACAACATCGACGGTCAATCCGTTGTTGCCGAAGCGACTCCGCAGAGCGGCGCTGTGGCACTTAACTACGAACTGGCCCAGAATTACCCGAATCCGTTCAACGCTCAGACCAGCTTCAATTTCAGCCTCCCGGTTGCCGGCAACGTCAGCCTGAAGGTCTATGACATGCTGGGTCGTGAGGTTGCCACTGTGGTTAACGGCACGATGGCTGCTGGCGTCCACACGGTGAACTGGTCGGCTGAAGGCCTTGCTACGGGCGTGTATATGTACACGCTGACGGCCGGTGAATTCACCGCGTCGCAGAAGATGCTCTATCTGAAGTAA
- a CDS encoding SpoIID/LytB domain-containing protein: MINISIGLLWNEPEIRGTLNGRFSAQCFTDCNRWLDRQNISGDLFARANNTSQPQLEWAVRLGECLTEESAQRLLNKVAAAELLARGEVLEAGKKWETKLGTLDNRVWWPVIKLESRDEAAQVMNALRDTQPIGLTLVRLTRPEMKTRFEFSQADFSATVVRVKLTPLDDHSTFTLQNVPIGRGFHWERRESLTYRGDLELFATPDGGLSAANHLPLEQYVETAVGSEMRHDLPAAFSQAQAVAARSTVLATANRHHYSDGFDLCHDDHCQCYQGIAREADAVIEPIRATSGVILLHRNRVADARYAKSCGGASDLFAEVWGEEEPGYFAVRPCGDFKVPDLSKEREAEQFLKHPPHAYCNPADYSYPHPWDEDKLFRWTRDYNKQKLGELFTRKTGVDIGAIQVLHVKHRSPSGRITELHLTGDKGKTVLYGELEIRRALSDSHLPSSYFIVTHTQTHIILLGGGWGHGVGLCQLGAVAMAKDGWSMKKILAHYYPNTKLETI, from the coding sequence TTGATAAACATCTCCATCGGCCTGCTCTGGAACGAGCCCGAAATTCGCGGCACGCTAAACGGCCGCTTCAGCGCGCAATGCTTTACCGATTGCAATCGCTGGCTTGACCGGCAGAATATCAGCGGCGACCTTTTCGCACGGGCAAACAACACCTCTCAGCCTCAGCTCGAATGGGCGGTTCGACTCGGTGAATGCCTCACAGAGGAAAGCGCACAGAGACTGCTGAACAAAGTAGCTGCCGCTGAGCTGCTTGCGCGCGGAGAAGTTCTCGAAGCCGGAAAGAAGTGGGAGACGAAACTCGGCACGCTCGACAACCGAGTTTGGTGGCCCGTTATCAAACTTGAGTCACGAGACGAAGCTGCACAGGTGATGAACGCTCTGCGTGACACGCAGCCCATCGGACTGACGCTCGTGCGCCTGACGCGGCCAGAGATGAAGACACGATTTGAGTTCTCGCAGGCGGACTTCTCCGCAACGGTCGTGCGTGTGAAACTGACTCCATTGGATGACCATTCAACCTTCACATTGCAAAACGTCCCCATCGGCCGCGGCTTTCATTGGGAACGCCGTGAATCGCTGACCTATCGTGGTGACCTTGAGCTGTTTGCAACTCCAGACGGAGGATTAAGCGCGGCAAATCATCTGCCGCTTGAGCAATATGTGGAAACCGCAGTCGGCTCGGAGATGAGACACGATCTACCCGCCGCGTTTTCGCAAGCGCAAGCCGTCGCGGCCCGCTCAACAGTTTTGGCAACTGCAAATCGCCACCACTACTCTGACGGCTTTGATTTGTGCCACGACGACCACTGTCAATGCTATCAAGGCATAGCCCGCGAAGCCGATGCGGTCATCGAACCCATTCGCGCCACAAGCGGAGTCATCCTGCTCCACAGAAACAGAGTCGCCGATGCGCGCTACGCCAAATCCTGTGGCGGAGCAAGTGACCTGTTTGCAGAGGTATGGGGAGAAGAGGAGCCGGGCTATTTCGCGGTCCGGCCGTGCGGTGATTTCAAGGTGCCGGACTTAAGTAAAGAGCGGGAAGCGGAGCAGTTTCTGAAACATCCGCCTCATGCTTACTGCAATCCCGCAGACTATTCTTATCCGCATCCGTGGGACGAAGACAAACTGTTTCGCTGGACTCGCGATTACAACAAACAGAAGCTTGGCGAACTCTTCACGCGCAAGACGGGTGTGGATATCGGCGCGATACAGGTGCTCCATGTCAAGCACCGCAGTCCGTCCGGACGAATCACCGAGCTGCACCTCACGGGTGACAAGGGCAAGACTGTGCTGTATGGTGAGCTGGAAATCCGCCGCGCGCTGTCTGACTCGCATCTCCCCTCCTCGTACTTCATCGTCACGCATACACAAACTCATATCATTCTACTCGGCGGCGGCTGGGGACACGGCGTCGGCTTGTGCCAACTCGGCGCTGTGGCGATGGCAAAAGACGGATGGAGCATGAAGAAAATTCTCGCGCACTACTATCCAAACACGAAACTGGAAACCATTTAG
- a CDS encoding cation:proton antiporter: MNVALVIAFVGALVFMSHLFTGIFRRTRVPDVLLLTVIGLIIGPGLKIVSSEDFGRVGPVFTTVALIVMLFEGGIGIHLHDLRRSLRGATNLTVAAFLASMATATICAVEWMHLGVIESLMFGSIVAGTASAVVIPLARDLHIQKETKSMLVLESALTDVLCIVVMLGILNAYESGTVNALPVIGGILLAFLPSVVVGTVAGIAWSYLLSWAREIHNSIFMTPAFVFVVYGLAELAAMSGAIAALAFGVTLGNIELFKLGWLTKKLPSDPICLVDKEKNFFADAVFLIKTFFFVYIGLSIRFDNLEHTAIGALIAGVIFVVRYPVVWLISPKSMPPRDATLVSTMAPRGLAAATLASIPLQAGVEGGEMIQNVVYSFVLASILMNALLVLLVEKTAFGKLLDWPFRSHIRPQT; encoded by the coding sequence ATGAACGTCGCACTCGTTATCGCGTTCGTCGGCGCACTGGTGTTTATGTCTCACCTGTTCACGGGTATCTTTCGACGAACACGGGTTCCGGACGTCCTGCTGTTGACGGTTATCGGCTTAATCATCGGACCGGGTCTGAAGATTGTGTCGAGTGAAGACTTCGGTCGTGTCGGTCCCGTGTTCACGACTGTCGCATTGATTGTGATGCTCTTTGAGGGCGGAATCGGCATACACTTGCATGATTTGCGGCGATCATTGCGCGGAGCGACAAATCTGACGGTAGCGGCATTCTTGGCGAGCATGGCAACGGCAACAATCTGTGCGGTCGAGTGGATGCACTTAGGGGTCATAGAGTCTCTCATGTTTGGCTCAATCGTTGCGGGCACAGCTTCGGCAGTCGTCATTCCCTTGGCCCGCGACCTGCATATCCAGAAGGAAACGAAATCAATGCTGGTTTTGGAGTCGGCTCTGACGGACGTGTTATGCATCGTGGTCATGCTGGGAATTCTAAATGCCTATGAGTCCGGAACGGTGAATGCGCTACCCGTCATCGGAGGCATCCTGCTGGCGTTTTTGCCGTCGGTCGTCGTCGGAACTGTCGCAGGCATTGCCTGGTCTTATCTTCTCAGCTGGGCACGCGAGATTCACAACTCAATTTTTATGACACCGGCATTTGTGTTCGTTGTGTACGGTTTGGCAGAACTTGCGGCCATGTCGGGGGCGATCGCGGCGCTTGCTTTTGGTGTTACGCTGGGAAACATTGAACTTTTTAAACTTGGGTGGCTAACAAAAAAACTTCCTTCCGACCCGATTTGTTTAGTGGACAAGGAAAAGAACTTCTTCGCCGATGCAGTTTTTCTAATTAAGACATTCTTCTTTGTGTATATTGGTCTGTCTATCCGGTTTGACAATCTAGAGCACACTGCGATCGGCGCGCTCATCGCCGGAGTGATTTTTGTAGTCCGCTATCCCGTGGTGTGGCTGATATCGCCGAAGAGCATGCCCCCCCGGGACGCGACGTTGGTGAGCACGATGGCTCCCCGCGGACTGGCTGCTGCGACGCTTGCCTCTATCCCCCTTCAAGCGGGAGTGGAAGGCGGCGAGATGATTCAGAATGTTGTGTACTCGTTTGTGTTGGCAAGCATTTTGATGAACGCGCTGCTCGTGCTTCTCGTTGAAAAGACAGCTTTTGGGAAACTGCTGGACTGGCCGTTTCGATCGCACATCCGACCCCAAACATAA
- a CDS encoding peptidoglycan-binding protein codes for MLATILVVLCLVGQDSYSQSLSESDILSVQKQLKSLGYDPGPLDGILGQKTRQAVIKFQTDHGLNPSGRIDEDTQRALNRTWTMLPKFRTVWSEMPDWFAISLLAALLYLALVIFRALAIAIQPLGLSEDQERMLYLGAGAMLVGVVLTGGVWFIEMIILSLILMALVIGLSAALVGGFAAGSLLHEGGAHAILPVLFLLASIAQNFLPAPQNSLVYVGGLMVMGIQGYNERGEFLSDVFGNESPIGKILVWPPLILLFTFADLVMLQQWIAGPLVGIGISVFTAICMWAGYND; via the coding sequence ATGCTTGCTACGATTCTCGTTGTCTTGTGTCTAGTTGGTCAAGACTCGTATTCTCAGAGCCTTTCCGAAAGTGATATTCTATCAGTTCAAAAGCAACTGAAGTCGTTAGGCTACGATCCCGGTCCGCTGGATGGAATTCTTGGTCAGAAAACTCGTCAAGCGGTTATCAAATTTCAGACGGATCATGGACTGAATCCCTCGGGACGAATAGACGAGGACACGCAACGCGCGCTAAATCGGACATGGACAATGTTGCCGAAATTTCGAACTGTTTGGTCCGAAATGCCGGACTGGTTCGCAATCTCCTTGCTAGCAGCCTTGCTATATCTCGCACTCGTAATTTTTAGGGCGTTGGCAATAGCAATTCAACCATTAGGGCTTTCTGAAGATCAGGAACGAATGTTGTATTTAGGAGCAGGCGCTATGCTTGTCGGTGTTGTGTTGACAGGTGGAGTCTGGTTCATCGAGATGATTATCCTAAGTCTGATCTTAATGGCACTTGTAATAGGCCTTTCGGCCGCATTGGTGGGTGGCTTTGCTGCGGGATCCTTGTTACACGAAGGCGGTGCGCATGCGATACTTCCAGTACTATTCTTACTCGCAAGCATTGCTCAAAATTTCTTGCCTGCCCCTCAGAATTCACTAGTCTACGTGGGAGGGTTGATGGTCATGGGAATCCAAGGCTATAATGAGAGAGGAGAGTTCTTGTCCGATGTCTTTGGTAATGAAAGCCCGATAGGCAAAATTCTCGTCTGGCCACCACTAATACTGCTTTTTACATTTGCAGATCTCGTGATGCTTCAACAGTGGATAGCTGGACCCCTAGTGGGAATCGGTATATCCGTATTCACGGCAATTTGCATGTGGGCGGGATACAACGACTAA
- a CDS encoding VCBS repeat-containing protein: MLATIRKTLVGMMCLVGTVAQSQTFVRITDPQNEAAVTPGTSGYRGCAWVDYDLDGDDDLWVNRNLLYRNDGNGAFVNVGIGIIANTGLGSGGSWADYDNDGDPDLYLSGSPNSILYRNEGNDLFTPIDEGDIGFSGHDYRGWSCAWGDYDSDGNVDMIVTHPAGFLGNPSIPNIMFRNDGPPNYSFTRITDSDVVTGLAAYTIGSFADFDLDGDLDFNIGSGPVSAPGVDYFYRNTLAQTGTAELAHWTGNNLTGTARDGQNINWIDFDNDGDLDCYITNYTAGFNGGRRNDFYRNDNGAYVQIIEGAIVTDRQTSLGNCWGDFDNDGWLDCVISNETGTNKYYRNLGNGEFESLMTPFTVAGVFRCPAASDYDDDGDLDLFFSGVGAAQGFYRNETTNGNHWLKLKLTGTESNRSGVGAVVRMKAVIGGVSMWQIREVNTQNSFCGHNSLSVHFGLGDAVTADSVEIRWPSGARDYFVNVGSNITLNVSEGETARAEEFPHLPRDYSVTAFPNPFNGETTIHYRLPHNQSARIEVFDITGRLVRQFAELLQSSGSIRFNPQQLSSGTYFVSLVDLQGKLRDTTKLQYLK; the protein is encoded by the coding sequence ATGCTTGCAACGATTCGCAAAACTCTGGTAGGAATGATGTGCTTGGTCGGCACGGTCGCGCAGTCGCAAACGTTTGTTCGAATCACCGACCCGCAGAATGAAGCGGCCGTCACTCCCGGAACATCCGGATATCGCGGCTGCGCTTGGGTGGACTATGATCTTGACGGAGACGACGACCTGTGGGTAAACCGCAACTTGCTGTACCGCAATGACGGCAACGGAGCATTCGTCAATGTCGGCATCGGAATCATCGCCAATACCGGCCTTGGCTCAGGCGGAAGTTGGGCGGACTACGACAACGACGGAGACCCCGACCTCTACTTGTCCGGCTCGCCCAATTCGATTCTCTATCGCAATGAAGGCAACGACCTGTTCACTCCGATTGATGAAGGCGACATCGGTTTCAGCGGACACGACTACCGCGGCTGGTCCTGCGCGTGGGGGGATTATGACAGTGACGGCAATGTGGATATGATTGTCACGCATCCGGCGGGCTTTCTGGGGAATCCAAGCATACCCAACATCATGTTTCGCAACGACGGGCCTCCGAACTACTCCTTTACCCGGATAACGGACAGCGATGTCGTGACCGGACTGGCAGCATACACGATAGGTAGCTTCGCGGACTTTGATCTCGATGGAGATCTGGATTTCAATATCGGCAGCGGCCCGGTATCCGCTCCCGGAGTGGATTATTTCTACCGCAACACGCTTGCACAAACCGGGACGGCGGAGTTAGCTCATTGGACGGGCAACAATTTGACCGGGACAGCGCGCGATGGCCAGAACATTAACTGGATTGATTTCGACAATGACGGCGACCTCGATTGCTACATCACGAACTACACAGCGGGATTCAACGGCGGCAGACGCAACGACTTCTATCGCAACGATAATGGCGCCTATGTGCAGATTATCGAAGGGGCGATTGTCACCGATCGGCAAACGTCACTGGGAAATTGCTGGGGCGACTTTGATAACGACGGCTGGCTCGACTGCGTTATCTCAAACGAGACAGGCACAAACAAGTATTACCGTAATCTTGGAAACGGCGAATTCGAGAGCCTGATGACACCGTTCACTGTGGCGGGTGTTTTTCGCTGCCCTGCCGCGAGCGACTATGACGACGACGGCGACCTTGACTTATTCTTCTCGGGTGTTGGAGCCGCACAAGGTTTCTACCGCAACGAGACGACAAACGGAAATCACTGGCTGAAGTTGAAACTGACCGGCACGGAAAGCAATCGGTCGGGAGTCGGAGCCGTGGTCAGGATGAAAGCCGTAATTGGCGGCGTCTCCATGTGGCAGATTCGCGAAGTGAACACGCAGAACAGCTTCTGCGGACACAACAGCCTGTCGGTGCATTTCGGCTTGGGAGACGCGGTGACTGCCGATTCGGTCGAGATTCGCTGGCCCTCGGGAGCAAGAGACTATTTTGTCAATGTTGGTTCCAATATTACGCTGAACGTGTCCGAAGGGGAAACCGCGCGGGCGGAAGAATTTCCCCACCTTCCTCGCGATTATTCCGTGACTGCCTTTCCCAATCCGTTTAACGGCGAGACGACCATTCACTACAGACTTCCTCATAATCAGTCAGCTCGCATAGAAGTTTTCGACATCACAGGCCGGTTGGTCAGACAGTTTGCGGAACTCCTGCAAAGCTCGGGAAGTATCCGCTTCAATCCGCAGCAACTTTCAAGCGGCACGTATTTCGTGTCACTGGTGGATTTGCAGGGCAAACTGCGCGACACGACCAAACTCCAATACCTGAAGTAA
- a CDS encoding RNA methyltransferase, which yields MTDLLTPTRKQVADWARLSQKKFRRESGLFLIEGEVCVREALKAKAVDCLLVLSTESDRWELLTREHPKLLSYKINSDVFQRISQVEATQGIVAIGKQFKLPARKSGITLLCEQVSDPGNCGALIRVADFFGVSELILGSGSADVWNEKVVRGSMGSIFHQPVREVEDVSVVIKKWKGDSIALVAHGGEEVSAKLQLKSPKLLVLGHETRGLTSELEESCTRKLTLTPQGQAESLNLVTAAAVFCYALSPVPSPR from the coding sequence ATGACCGACCTCCTCACCCCCACACGCAAACAAGTTGCCGATTGGGCCAGGCTCTCGCAGAAGAAGTTCCGGCGCGAGTCGGGTCTGTTTTTGATTGAAGGCGAAGTCTGCGTGCGCGAAGCGTTGAAAGCGAAAGCGGTGGATTGCCTGTTGGTGTTGAGCACCGAATCGGATCGCTGGGAGCTTCTGACACGCGAACATCCCAAGCTTCTGAGCTACAAAATCAACTCGGACGTGTTTCAGCGCATCTCGCAGGTCGAAGCCACGCAAGGCATCGTGGCGATTGGCAAACAATTCAAACTTCCCGCGCGCAAAAGCGGCATCACGTTATTGTGTGAACAGGTCAGCGACCCCGGCAACTGCGGCGCGCTGATTCGCGTGGCGGACTTTTTTGGCGTGTCGGAATTGATTCTCGGTTCGGGCTCCGCCGACGTTTGGAATGAAAAAGTCGTGCGCGGCTCCATGGGCTCCATTTTTCATCAGCCCGTCCGCGAAGTGGAAGATGTATCCGTCGTGATCAAGAAATGGAAGGGCGATTCCATTGCGTTGGTTGCGCACGGCGGAGAAGAGGTATCTGCTAAATTGCAGTTGAAATCTCCCAAACTGCTCGTCCTCGGCCATGAAACCCGCGGCCTGACTTCTGAGTTAGAAGAAAGCTGCACCCGCAAACTCACGCTAACCCCACAAGGCCAAGCCGAGAGCCTGAATCTCGTCACTGCGGCGGCGGTGTTTTGTTATGCGTTAAGCCCCGTTCCGTCCCCCCGCTGA
- a CDS encoding T9SS type A sorting domain-containing protein, whose translation MKKVFAIMMLAAALFIAAPNSVQAQCTPSYPAELHLGESACIQVCQFGLINFFLVGADLDQAGIPVITAVAGCNPSSSDCDVACQPITPPSIFTLGGGIFFPSPTDWSGFSDCMEIAYRWNHDGYWEIEIFSLCSGCFCLSFDDQLAAEVASFDAVAGDRQVTVNFSTVSETDLDHFNILRDGVKATEIAATNSTAGHSYSWVDNGVTNGVTYTYTLESVDVNGSSEVLAATSATPDAPNGVVAKFALDQNFPNPFNPETNISFELAEASNVSLRIFNLVGQEVATLVSGPQAAGRHTVNFDASSLTSGMYIYRLEAGAFSATRKMILMK comes from the coding sequence ATGAAAAAGGTATTTGCTATTATGATGCTGGCCGCAGCGCTGTTTATCGCCGCTCCGAATTCGGTGCAGGCGCAGTGCACGCCCAGCTATCCTGCGGAGCTTCACCTCGGTGAGTCCGCTTGTATTCAGGTTTGCCAATTCGGACTGATCAACTTCTTCCTCGTCGGAGCGGATCTTGATCAGGCCGGTATCCCTGTCATCACCGCCGTCGCGGGTTGCAACCCGTCGTCTAGCGACTGTGATGTTGCATGTCAGCCCATTACTCCCCCGTCCATTTTCACTTTGGGCGGCGGAATCTTCTTCCCCAGCCCCACGGATTGGTCCGGATTCAGCGATTGTATGGAAATCGCCTATCGCTGGAATCATGACGGCTACTGGGAAATCGAAATCTTCAGCCTTTGCTCGGGCTGCTTCTGCTTGAGCTTTGACGATCAGTTGGCCGCCGAAGTCGCGTCGTTTGATGCCGTCGCAGGTGACCGTCAAGTGACCGTCAACTTCAGCACCGTCAGCGAGACCGATCTGGATCACTTCAACATCCTCCGTGATGGCGTGAAGGCGACCGAGATTGCCGCGACGAACAGCACGGCTGGCCACAGCTACTCGTGGGTGGATAACGGCGTGACCAACGGCGTCACCTACACCTATACGCTGGAATCGGTTGATGTGAATGGTTCGAGCGAAGTGTTGGCTGCGACCAGCGCTACGCCGGATGCTCCGAATGGTGTGGTTGCGAAGTTCGCACTCGATCAGAACTTCCCCAACCCGTTCAACCCGGAGACCAACATCAGCTTCGAATTGGCTGAAGCTTCGAACGTCAGCCTGCGTATCTTCAACCTGGTTGGCCAGGAAGTCGCCACGCTCGTTAGCGGCCCGCAAGCCGCCGGACGTCACACGGTGAACTTTGATGCGTCGAGCCTCACCAGCGGTATGTATATCTACCGTCTGGAGGCCGGTGCCTTCAGCGCGACCCGTAAGATGATTCTGATGAAGTAA